The proteins below are encoded in one region of Silene latifolia isolate original U9 population chromosome 2, ASM4854445v1, whole genome shotgun sequence:
- the LOC141642311 gene encoding protein IQ-DOMAIN 19 — protein MGKTGKWFKSLISGKKDKVQKDEKKLDEIHQNGNGTTTPVVVPLPRPTTPKDKKRWSFRRSSATGVSPNKDVGPAVGVVVNNTAALPEPDENKEEKPVVETVIDDTSNDVVVQFCGSTDARECVIEVAAAVKIQCVFRSYLARKALKALRGLVKLQALVRGHLVRKQATATLRCMQALVTAQHRARAQRIRTVDDGKPIINHRQSSHRRTSHEKIKHSYHDMEENIKIVEMDHGEYGSTPNNRNTYSVPSQQQNVDRLDGKISTYYQQVSPAPSAITDLSPRTCSGHFEDYVYATAQSSPQCYSAMSRPDQSRATFSFPNPDYAETMSYEYPLYPSYMANTESSRAKARSQSAPKQRPEFERQPSRGRRPSVEGRSIPKGARMQRSSSHVGAAEKNYQYPWSVKLDKSAVSLKDSECGSSCSVFTNANYARSVVSYDPRY, from the exons ATGGGGAAAACAGGAAAATGGTTCAAGAGTTTAATCTCAGGAAAGAAAGATAAGGTTCAAAAGGATGAGAAAAAATTAGATGAAATTCATCAAAATGGTAATGGTACTACGACTCCAGTCGTAGTACCATTACCAAGGCCTACGACTCCGAAAGATAAGAAAAGGTGGAGTTTTAGAAGATCTTCTGCTACTGGTGTATCACCTAATAAGGATGTGGGTCCTGCTGTCGGAGTCGTTGTTAATAACACTGCTGCATTGCCAGAACCCGATGAGAATAAGGAGGAGAAACCGGTAGTGGAGACGGTTATTGATGATACGTCGAATGACGTGGTGGTGCAATTTTGCGGGTCAACTGATGCCAGAGAATGTGTTATTGAGGTTGCTGCTGCTGTTAAAATACAATGTGTCTTCAGATCATATTTG GCAAGGAAGGCACTAAAGGCGCTAAGAGGATTAGTGAAGCTGCAGGCATTGGTAAGAGGACACTTAGTAAGGAAGCAAGCGACCGCGACACTTAGATGTATGCAGGCATTGGTAACGGCACAGCATCGAGCTCGAGCGCAGAGGATCCGTACAGTTGATGATGGCAAACCTATTATTAACCATAGACAGTCTTCTCATAGAAGAACAAGTCATGAGAAAATCAAGCATTCTTATCAT GATATGGAGGAGAACATAAAAATTGTAGAGATGGATCATGGTGAATATGGATCAACTCCCAACAATAGAAACACTTACTCAGTTCCGAGCCAACAACAAAATGTTGATCGACTTGACGGGAAAATCTCGACTTATTACCAACAAGTCTCCCCTGCACCATCAGCAATCACTGACCTGAGTCCAAGAACTTGTAGCGGGCATTTTGAAGACTACGTTTATGCAACAGCTCAAAGTAGTCCACAATGCTATTCTGCAATGTCTCGACCAGACCAATCTCGAGCCACATTCTCGTTCCCCAACCCAGACTACGCAGAAACCATGTCCTACGAGTACCCACTTTACCCGAGTTACATGGCTAACACAGAATCTTCAAGAGCTAAAGCGCGGTCACAGAGTGCGCCTAAGCAAAGACCTGAGTTTGAGAGACAACCAAGTCGTGGACGAAGACCGTCTGTTGAAGGGAGGAGTATACCAAAGGGTGCTAGAATGCAACGATCCTCTTCTCATGTTGGTGCTGCTGAGAAGAATTATCAGTATCCTTGGTCAGTCAAGCTTGATAAGTCAGCTGTTTCGCTTAAGGATAGTGAGTGTGGATCGTCTTGCTCGGTTTTCACTAATGCCAATTATGCCAGATCAGTTGTTTCATATGAT CCTAGGTACTAG